One window from the genome of Paramisgurnus dabryanus chromosome 24, PD_genome_1.1, whole genome shotgun sequence encodes:
- the LOC135741264 gene encoding adhesion G-protein coupled receptor G7-like codes for MPHSSACVFWDYSYKDWRTEGCYKILAPSGGVECKCNHTTNFAVLMSYETDYQYSEALNWISILGCSLSLVGLILTVFYQIITRKTRGTNSTVLLVNICVCMTVFYLLFIFGINNPVQSTSNSKSLKNIVPASDWYQEVDQGPCTPITALIQYFLLATFIWNIMYAAHVLLLIRNALNGPPRGFRAFAMTVGWGLPAIIVVISLSTTYSYVDPLGYRQKQFCWLSSLDKDGKFDPKRPMLWGFLLPLAGMLGFNTAVLVYFCVTICCGNPNLKSSRTTPIKKKILSSFSLAVVLGLSWVIGYFVLITHDKTLYIILSAVFCICNTTQGVQIFIFFTLKPFLKKRVHYKMDSLSRTEA; via the exons ATGCCCCATAGCTCTGCGTGTGTGTTTTGGGACTACAGTTATAAAGACTGGCGCACTGAAGGTTGCTACAAAATACTCGCTCCCTCTGGAGGTGTGGAGTGTAAATGCAACCACACCACCAACTTTGCAGTACTAATG AGCTATGAAACAGATTACCAATATTCTGAGGCGCTAAACTGGATTAGCATTCTTGGATGCAGTCTGTCTCTTGTGGGATTGATCCTCACTGTATTTTATCAAATTATAACCAG GAAAACAAGAGGAACCAACTCCACTGTGCTCTTAGTAAACATTTGCGTGTGCATGACCGTCTTCTACCTGCTCTTCATTTTTGGAATCAACAACCCCGTCCAGAGCACAAGCAACTCAAAGTCATTGAAGAATATTGTTCCTGCTTCAGACTGGTATCAGGAGGTGGACCAGGGTCCCTGTACGCCAATCACGGCCCTGATCCAATACTTTCTGCTCGCCACGTTTATCTGGAACATCATGTATGCAGCGCACGTGCTCCTCCTAATTAGAAATGCCCTAAACGGTCCACCCCGAGGTTTCCGTGCCTTTGCCATGACAGTCGGATGGG GTCTGCCTGCGATAATTGTTGTCATCTCACTAAGCACCACCTACAGCTATGTAGACCCTTTGGGCTATCGACAAAAGCAATT TTGTTGGCTGTCTTCTCTGGATAAGGATGGGAAATTTGATCCGAAGAGGCCCATGTTGTGGGGGTTCTTGCTCCCTCTGGCCGGCATGCTTGGTTTTAACACAGCCGTTTTGGTCTACTTCTGTGTCACCATCTGCTGTGGAAATCCAAACCTGAAGAG CTCACGAACGACTCCTATAAAGAAGAAGATCCTCAGTAGCTTCTCTCTGGCTGTGGTACTCGGTTTGTCTTGGGTCATTGGCTACTTTGTGCTCATCACACATGATAAAACACTTTACATCATTCTAAGTGCAGTCTTCTGTATTTGCAACACAACACAG GGCGTtcagattttcatttttttcacactgaaaCCTTTTCTGAAGAAGAGAGTTCATTATAAAATGGATTCTTTATCAAGGACGGAGGCTTAA